CGCCGACCGCAGGTGGCAGTGCGTCGGGTCCCGGCCGCTGCTGCGCGGTGTCCACCGGGTCGCCGCCCGGCAGGTCCGCGACGGCTGGTCGCCCTCGCAGCTGACCGGCTGGCTGAAGGTGACCGTCGGCCCGGCGTGACCTGCCTCAGGCGACCGGCCGCGGCCTGAGGTCGACCGGCAGGCCGTCGGAGGGGAACGGCAGGGACGTGTAGTCGATCGGGCAGACGTAGCCCGGGTCGACCCGCCACTCGAAGCGGCGCAGGAGGTGGCTCATCACGGTGAGCACCTCCGCGCCGCCGAAGTGCATCCCGAGGCACTTGTGGACGCCACCGCCGAAGGGGTGCCACGCGTAGCGGTGCACCTTGTCCTCGCGCCGCCCCTCGGCGAACCGCTCGGGGTCGAACCGCTCGGGGTCGCGCCAGACCTCGGGGCTGTGGTGGGTGAACAGCGGCGCGGTCATCACGAAGCTGCCGGCCGGGATGCGGTGCCCCAGCACGGCGGTGTCCTTGACCGCCTGGCGCGCCACGACCGGCACGGGGGTGACCAGGCGCATCGACTCGCGCATGACGAGGTCGAGCGAGGGCAGCGCGGCGTGGTCCGCGCGGGTGGGGCGCGACCCGAGCGCGAGCACCTCGGCACGGCAGCGGTCCTGCCAGTCGGGGTGCTGCCCGAGGTGCTGCATCATCGCGCTCAGCGTGATCGTCGAGGTGTCGTGGGCGGCCATGAGCAGGAAGATCATGTGGTTGACCACGTCGGCGTCGGTGAACACCTCGCCCTCCTCGGAGCGGGCGTGGCACAGCGCGCTGAACAGGTCGTCGGTCTCGACCGCCCGCGCCCGGGGCAGGTGCTCGCGCAGGAAGTCCTCGAGCAGGATGCGGCCGCGCAGCCCGCGCCGCCACCGCGTGCCGGGCAGCGGCACCCGGACCACCGACGTGGCCGCCTGCACGCAGTCGACGAAGGCCCGGTTGAGGGCCGCCATCCGCTCGGGCGAGGCGTCGGTGCCGCCCATGAAAAGCCGGGTCGCGAGGTCGAGGGTCAGCTCCTTGAGGGCGGGGTACGCCGCGAAGCCGCCGGTCGGGCGCCAGGTGTCGAGCGAGGCGTCGACGGGCCCGTGCATGGCGTCGGTGGAGCGGGCGATCCGGTCGGCGGTGAACGCCTGCTGCATGATCCGGCGGTGGCGGTGGTGCTCCTCGCCGTCGAGCAGCATCAGGCCCCGGTCGAAGAACGGCCCGACCAGGTAGCTCCAGCCCGGCCCGCTGGCGAAGGCGTGGTCTGCGTTGCGGAACACCGCCTCGGAGGCGTCGGGGCCGAGCAGGCAGGTCCAGCGGCGACCCGCCGCGCCCAGCCAGGAGACCGGGCCGTGCTCGGCGTACACCTCGTCGAAGAGGCCCAGCGGATCGCGGACGTAGCGCAGGGTGTGGCCGATCCACGGCAGCCCCTGCCGGCCGGGCGGGAGGGGGAGCGTGGCGGGGTCCTGCACCGTGCGGCTGGGGCTCATGGCACCTGATCATCAATCTGACAGGAGGCCCTGTCAACATCCGCCGCGGCTGCGA
This genomic window from Nocardioides marmoribigeumensis contains:
- a CDS encoding cytochrome P450; amino-acid sequence: MSPSRTVQDPATLPLPPGRQGLPWIGHTLRYVRDPLGLFDEVYAEHGPVSWLGAAGRRWTCLLGPDASEAVFRNADHAFASGPGWSYLVGPFFDRGLMLLDGEEHHRHRRIMQQAFTADRIARSTDAMHGPVDASLDTWRPTGGFAAYPALKELTLDLATRLFMGGTDASPERMAALNRAFVDCVQAATSVVRVPLPGTRWRRGLRGRILLEDFLREHLPRARAVETDDLFSALCHARSEEGEVFTDADVVNHMIFLLMAAHDTSTITLSAMMQHLGQHPDWQDRCRAEVLALGSRPTRADHAALPSLDLVMRESMRLVTPVPVVARQAVKDTAVLGHRIPAGSFVMTAPLFTHHSPEVWRDPERFDPERFAEGRREDKVHRYAWHPFGGGVHKCLGMHFGGAEVLTVMSHLLRRFEWRVDPGYVCPIDYTSLPFPSDGLPVDLRPRPVA